A region of Candidatus Eisenbacteria bacterium DNA encodes the following proteins:
- a CDS encoding NTP transferase domain-containing protein yields MSSPNTIAIVLAAGQGTRMKSNLAKVLHNIVGRPLIHYVMDSVLEVGFDRNVVVIGFQKDVVRDVLKGYPVEFVEQDEQCGTGHAVQLALRQIRETDGAVAVLSGDSPFLRPSTLKSLVTQHVSSGRDCTVLTAAVKDPKGYGRIVRDASGVMLAIVEDVDCTEEQRCTTEVNSGMYCFRLPSLVSCIELLRNNNLQDELYLTDVVTIMHSKGMKLGTFPAPDWREILGINTVEQLKEGEKILKDLGAGG; encoded by the coding sequence ATGTCGAGTCCCAACACCATAGCGATAGTTCTCGCCGCCGGCCAGGGCACAAGGATGAAATCCAACCTGGCCAAGGTTCTTCACAATATTGTGGGCCGCCCCCTCATCCATTACGTGATGGACTCAGTTCTGGAAGTCGGATTCGACCGTAACGTGGTCGTGATCGGATTCCAGAAGGACGTGGTGAGGGACGTGTTGAAGGGTTATCCCGTGGAATTCGTCGAGCAGGACGAACAATGTGGGACCGGGCATGCCGTTCAGCTTGCCCTGAGGCAGATCCGCGAGACAGACGGGGCGGTGGCGGTGTTGAGTGGAGATTCTCCGTTTCTGCGCCCGTCGACCCTCAAGTCTCTGGTGACTCAACACGTTTCCTCCGGGCGCGATTGCACGGTGCTTACGGCCGCGGTGAAGGACCCCAAAGGGTACGGCAGAATCGTGAGAGACGCCTCGGGGGTCATGCTCGCCATAGTCGAGGACGTGGACTGCACCGAGGAGCAGAGGTGCACCACGGAAGTGAACTCGGGTATGTATTGCTTCCGGCTGCCGAGTCTGGTATCCTGCATCGAGCTTCTGAGGAACAACAATCTGCAAGACGAACTCTATCTCACAGACGTGGTGACAATCATGCACTCCAAGGGAATGAAGCTAGGCACATTCCCGGCGCCCGATTGGAGAGAGATCCTGGGCATCAACACGGTCGAGCAGTTGAAAGAGGGCGAGAAAATACTCAAGGATTTGGGCGCAGGCGGTTGA
- a CDS encoding HIT domain-containing protein, protein MSELLWAGWRMKYIESAKCKECLFCGKVDARPGKSNLVLTVSEKCLVMLNAFPYNCGHLMIAPKRHVGTVSGLTEGESCDLMRQLSLCERILRKAYRAQGFNVGLNLGRCAGAGVLGHLHVHVVPRWSGDTNFMSTVSGTKVLPESLVDTYAKLKAALDEIVSPSRKGSIRQRHGSKKERTS, encoded by the coding sequence ATGAGCGAGCTGCTCTGGGCTGGTTGGCGTATGAAATACATCGAATCTGCGAAGTGCAAGGAATGCCTCTTCTGCGGGAAGGTTGACGCCAGACCGGGAAAGAGCAACCTGGTGCTCACCGTGTCCGAGAAATGCTTGGTCATGCTGAATGCTTTTCCGTACAATTGCGGTCACCTGATGATTGCCCCCAAGCGTCACGTCGGCACGGTGTCGGGGCTGACGGAGGGCGAATCGTGTGACCTCATGAGGCAGCTATCGTTGTGTGAGCGCATCTTGAGGAAGGCATACCGCGCACAGGGGTTCAACGTCGGCCTGAACCTCGGCAGATGTGCCGGCGCAGGGGTGCTGGGGCATCTGCACGTGCACGTGGTGCCGAGGTGGTCGGGCGACACGAATTTCATGTCCACTGTCTCGGGCACGAAGGTTCTCCCGGAATCCCTCGTGGACACCTACGCGAAGTTGAAGGCCGCCCTCGATGAAATAGTATCTCCTTCTCGAAAGGGTTCGATACGGCAACGGCATGGGTCGAAAAAAGAACGCACCTCTTAG
- a CDS encoding LytR C-terminal domain-containing protein, whose translation MFGPLRLGHVCAAGVVILVVALSYPLLRPSEKKKVTWAENPSFDIRIEVQNGCGTEGVAEEVGSCLRDAGFDIVGTGNADAFDYEHTLVIDRCGLIDKAVKVGKALRCERVIVQRIAASASDVVVVVGSDWANLEPVREWRRGKGIALNK comes from the coding sequence ATGTTTGGTCCCCTGAGATTGGGCCACGTTTGTGCGGCAGGAGTGGTGATCCTGGTCGTTGCTCTTAGCTATCCTCTCCTGAGGCCTTCCGAGAAGAAGAAAGTGACGTGGGCGGAGAATCCCTCATTTGACATAAGGATAGAGGTCCAGAACGGCTGCGGGACGGAGGGCGTTGCCGAGGAGGTGGGGTCATGCTTGAGAGACGCCGGGTTTGACATAGTGGGAACAGGGAACGCCGACGCTTTCGACTACGAACACACGCTCGTGATTGACAGGTGTGGTCTCATAGACAAGGCCGTCAAAGTGGGGAAGGCGCTTCGATGTGAGAGGGTGATAGTGCAGAGAATCGCCGCTTCTGCTAGTGACGTGGTGGTCGTGGTCGGCTCGGATTGGGCGAATCTCGAACCCGTGCGAGAGTGGAGACGAGGGAAAGGGATAGCGCTCAACAAGTAA
- a CDS encoding DUF4321 domain-containing protein, with translation MNGRKLGYLTLVLIVGLVLGSAVGEVLGYFLPDSPVKRVFVLGFTYVFPPATLNLIVFSITLGFSVKANVVSVLFVLLLAHLLKWFSMGR, from the coding sequence TTGAACGGTAGAAAACTTGGCTATCTGACGCTGGTCCTGATAGTCGGGCTTGTCCTGGGCAGTGCCGTGGGTGAAGTTCTGGGGTATTTTCTCCCGGACTCTCCTGTGAAGCGAGTTTTCGTTCTTGGCTTCACCTACGTTTTTCCGCCTGCCACGTTGAATCTGATTGTGTTTTCGATCACGTTGGGTTTCTCTGTGAAGGCAAACGTTGTGAGCGTTCTTTTTGTCCTTTTGTTGGCTCACCTTCTCAAGTGGTTCAGCATGGGAAGGTAG
- the tatA gene encoding twin-arginine translocase TatA/TatE family subunit, translated as MPNVGFREILVILLVVLLLFGAKRIPEVMKSFGKGIREFKKAAKELESGDEDKEPDKDENKPSSPAG; from the coding sequence GTGCCTAATGTCGGCTTCAGGGAAATTCTGGTCATCCTTCTCGTAGTGCTCCTTCTTTTCGGAGCGAAGAGAATTCCAGAGGTGATGAAGTCCTTCGGCAAAGGAATCAGGGAGTTCAAGAAGGCCGCAAAGGAACTCGAGTCCGGGGACGAGGATAAGGAGCCGGACAAAGACGAGAACAAGCCTTCCTCTCCCGCGGGATGA